A portion of the Flavobacterium limnophilum genome contains these proteins:
- a CDS encoding M16 family metallopeptidase has product MKKLLLLSCLFLSLTSVTSQTFSTEKKKDSQEYTYETVKNDKTGVRVYTLKNGLKVYLAQNTDEPRIQTYIPVRTGSNNDPSDNTGLAHYLEHMVFKGTGKIGTQNWETEKKLIAQISDLYEQHKAETDPEKKKAIYKRIDEVSQEASKYSVANEYDKLISSLGAKATNAHTSLNETVYKNNIPANELEKWMTIEKERFSELVLRLFHTELEAVYEEYNRAQDNDGRLAYYELMSALFPTTAYGQQTTIGKPEHLKNPSMVAIHNYFNTYYVPNNMAVVLVGDLDFDKTIKMVDKYFGTFAYKELPMKKQVVEKPMTSIVEREVKSPTAERLTMAWRTSGVGTKEALLADITSSILSNSGDVGLIDIDINQKQLALGAGAYSTTFNDYGYQGLVISVKEGQTLEEGKKLMLSEIDKIKKGAFDEWMIQAVINNMKLDRMKNHESGDGLATSLYRSFIEGRSWTETLSEINELSKITKADVVKFANDFYKDNYVIVYKRKGVNDKLVRVSNPGITPVQLNRDAQSEFYKNFSKLTSTELTPVYVDFKKEIQTKKVKNTTVSFIKNNTNAISNLYYIFNMGSDHNKKLSLAMGMLDYLGTDKMSAEDVKKEFYKIGVTYSVNAGSDLSYIYLSGLESNLPKGITLLENLLKNVKPDQEVYNTTVATILNTRVNSKKRKENIMMALSTYAKYGKDSRFRDILSEKELKEMNVSELTDLLKGLSDYEHQIFFYGNDLNPIVAALEKNHNLDAGKAIPSPKVYPEPETTNKVYFANYDMVQAEMTRIAKGEKYNSNLTGTVNVFNSYFGSGLSSIVFQEIRESKSLAYSARALYGIANEKNLSDYMQVSIGTQANKLPQAVDAISALLTDMPKIEKQFNNAKDSSLKQIASTRIIKTNIFFNQMSLKKLGFDYDIRKNIYATIQNLTLESTNDFFNKEVKTKKYNTAIIGKKESLDFEALKKLGTIEEVSLEEIFNY; this is encoded by the coding sequence ATGAAAAAATTACTACTACTAAGTTGTTTATTCCTTTCACTGACAAGCGTTACATCACAAACCTTTTCTACCGAAAAAAAGAAAGACTCTCAAGAATATACGTATGAAACGGTAAAGAATGACAAAACAGGCGTTAGAGTTTATACGCTAAAAAATGGATTGAAAGTTTATTTGGCCCAAAACACCGACGAACCAAGAATACAAACCTACATCCCGGTAAGAACAGGTTCCAACAACGACCCGTCTGACAATACCGGTTTGGCACATTACCTTGAACATATGGTTTTCAAGGGAACCGGCAAGATAGGAACCCAGAACTGGGAGACAGAAAAAAAATTGATTGCACAAATTTCTGATTTGTACGAACAGCATAAAGCAGAAACCGATCCCGAAAAGAAGAAAGCCATTTACAAACGCATCGATGAAGTTTCCCAGGAAGCCTCCAAATATTCGGTGGCCAATGAATATGACAAACTCATTTCTTCATTAGGAGCAAAAGCGACGAATGCACATACTTCTTTAAACGAAACCGTTTACAAAAATAATATTCCGGCAAACGAGTTGGAAAAATGGATGACTATTGAAAAAGAACGTTTTTCTGAATTGGTTTTGCGACTTTTCCATACCGAACTGGAAGCAGTTTATGAAGAATACAATCGTGCCCAAGACAATGATGGACGTCTGGCATACTATGAATTGATGAGCGCTTTATTTCCAACCACAGCTTACGGACAGCAAACCACCATTGGCAAACCGGAACATTTAAAAAACCCTTCGATGGTTGCCATTCACAACTATTTCAATACCTATTATGTTCCAAACAATATGGCGGTAGTCTTGGTTGGCGATCTAGATTTTGACAAAACCATAAAAATGGTGGATAAATACTTTGGAACATTTGCCTATAAAGAACTTCCAATGAAGAAACAAGTTGTCGAAAAACCTATGACTTCCATAGTTGAAAGAGAAGTAAAAAGTCCAACAGCAGAAAGATTGACGATGGCTTGGAGAACTTCTGGAGTAGGAACTAAAGAAGCCTTATTGGCAGACATCACATCCAGTATATTGTCCAACTCCGGTGATGTTGGCTTAATTGACATTGACATCAATCAAAAACAATTGGCATTGGGTGCCGGTGCCTATTCCACAACCTTCAATGATTATGGTTATCAAGGATTGGTTATATCCGTCAAGGAAGGACAGACTTTGGAAGAAGGGAAAAAACTAATGCTTTCAGAAATTGACAAAATTAAAAAAGGAGCATTTGACGAATGGATGATTCAGGCTGTAATCAACAACATGAAACTGGATCGAATGAAAAACCACGAATCGGGTGACGGATTGGCAACTTCATTATACCGATCGTTTATTGAAGGGAGAAGCTGGACTGAAACTTTATCTGAGATAAACGAATTATCGAAAATAACCAAAGCCGATGTCGTGAAATTTGCCAATGATTTTTACAAAGACAACTATGTAATTGTTTATAAAAGAAAAGGAGTCAACGACAAACTGGTTCGTGTATCCAATCCCGGCATCACCCCTGTTCAATTGAATCGAGATGCGCAATCGGAATTTTACAAAAACTTTTCCAAGTTAACCTCTACAGAATTGACACCAGTTTATGTAGATTTCAAAAAAGAAATACAAACCAAAAAAGTAAAAAATACTACTGTCAGTTTTATAAAAAACAACACTAACGCTATTTCGAACCTGTATTATATTTTCAATATGGGGTCGGATCACAACAAAAAACTATCCTTGGCAATGGGAATGTTGGACTATTTGGGCACCGACAAAATGAGTGCTGAAGACGTCAAGAAAGAGTTTTATAAAATTGGCGTTACGTATTCCGTCAATGCGGGAAGTGATTTGAGCTATATTTATCTTTCCGGTTTAGAAAGCAACTTGCCAAAAGGAATTACTTTATTGGAAAACTTGCTGAAAAATGTAAAACCAGACCAAGAAGTGTACAACACCACAGTGGCCACCATTTTGAACACAAGAGTCAATTCGAAAAAACGCAAAGAAAACATTATGATGGCATTGAGTACTTATGCCAAATACGGGAAAGATTCGCGTTTTAGAGACATTCTTTCTGAAAAGGAATTGAAAGAAATGAACGTTTCCGAACTTACGGATTTGCTAAAAGGGCTTTCGGATTATGAACACCAAATTTTCTTTTACGGAAACGATTTGAATCCAATTGTTGCCGCCTTGGAAAAAAATCACAATCTTGATGCCGGAAAAGCCATTCCAAGTCCAAAAGTATATCCTGAACCAGAAACGACCAACAAAGTCTATTTTGCCAATTACGATATGGTCCAAGCAGAAATGACCCGAATAGCAAAAGGCGAAAAATACAATTCCAATTTAACTGGAACTGTCAATGTGTTTAATTCTTATTTTGGCTCAGGATTGTCGTCCATCGTTTTTCAGGAAATCAGGGAATCTAAATCTTTGGCTTACTCCGCTCGCGCATTATACGGCATTGCCAATGAAAAAAACTTATCAGATTACATGCAGGTTTCCATTGGAACACAAGCCAACAAACTGCCTCAAGCCGTTGATGCCATCTCGGCATTGTTAACCGATATGCCAAAAATTGAAAAGCAATTCAACAACGCCAAAGATTCGAGCTTGAAACAAATTGCTTCCACCAGAATCATCAAGACCAACATTTTCTTCAATCAAATGAGCTTGAAAAAATTAGGCTTTGATTATGACATCAGAAAAAACATCTATGCAACCATTCAAAATCTTACTTTAGAAAGCACGAATGATTTTTTCAACAAGGAAGTTAAAACGAAGAAATACAACACCGCCATCATTGGCAAGAAAGAAAGCTTGGACTTTGAAGCCCTTAAAAAACTAGGTACTATTGAAGAAGTTTCGCTGGAAGAAATTTTCAATTACTAA
- a CDS encoding DUF6250 domain-containing protein, translated as MNSKLLLLVFCCTTKFLFSQEKFETKLIYSDNFDTDLANWNIDLEKPETSSLKIIDGKLDVSTSIGATIWFKTQLSGNIMITYDVKVMDEGGAFDRVSDLNAFWMATDPSNSNAIKRDGKFASYDNLNLYYAGVGGHYNKFTRFRKYKGVEDKPVLMEYSDKEHLLAGNKLYSVKIMVNNGRIQYFLNGELYWDFQDEKPYTQGFFGFRTSKSHQQFDNFKVCKID; from the coding sequence ATGAATTCTAAATTGCTATTGCTTGTTTTTTGTTGTACCACAAAATTCCTTTTTTCGCAAGAAAAATTTGAAACAAAACTGATTTACTCCGACAATTTCGATACGGATTTGGCTAATTGGAATATAGATCTTGAAAAACCGGAAACATCAAGCCTAAAAATAATTGATGGTAAATTGGATGTTTCGACTTCCATTGGAGCAACCATTTGGTTCAAAACCCAATTGTCCGGCAATATAATGATTACTTACGATGTAAAAGTGATGGATGAAGGTGGTGCTTTCGATCGAGTTTCTGATTTGAATGCCTTTTGGATGGCGACTGATCCTTCAAATTCAAATGCAATAAAAAGGGACGGAAAATTTGCTTCTTACGACAACCTGAATTTGTATTATGCAGGTGTTGGCGGACATTACAATAAATTCACCCGATTCCGTAAATACAAGGGTGTCGAGGATAAACCTGTTTTAATGGAATACAGTGACAAGGAGCATCTTTTGGCTGGAAACAAATTATATTCTGTAAAAATAATGGTCAATAATGGTCGCATTCAATATTTCTTGAATGGAGAATTATATTGGGATTTTCAAGACGAAAAGCCATATACACAAGGTTTTTTTGGATTCAGGACTTCAAAAAGTCATCAACAGTTTGATAATTTTAAAGTTTGTAAAATAGATTAA